One Ignavibacterium album JCM 16511 genomic region harbors:
- a CDS encoding PorV/PorQ family protein: protein MNKKIISLILIIAASALIFSQSKVGTTAANFLTIPVGPRATAMGGAFSAVANDATTSFWNPSGLSRMSRSEFTVTTAEWIVNTRLNWIGLAFKFDDDNAVGISVNQLDYGEEEITTPDQPNGTGQKWSANDLAVSLSYSRNLTDRFSIGGTVKYITQKIWNESASAFALDIGLLFYTELDGLRLGANISNFGTEMKLDGKDLKRPIDIDPSNAGNNPNIAGSLDTDSWPLPLVFTVGLAYDLNFLEQWNVTLTSDAVIPNNQSTHANVGVEVGWNNMLFLRGGFNGLFKEKNDKLFSSQSSDGLTAGVGVQYDFGDFFAKFDYSYSNLGIFNEISRFSLSVGL from the coding sequence TGCAAACTTTTTAACAATTCCTGTTGGACCACGGGCAACTGCAATGGGAGGTGCATTTTCTGCAGTTGCTAATGATGCCACAACTTCATTCTGGAATCCTTCCGGGTTATCACGTATGAGCAGAAGTGAGTTCACGGTTACTACTGCCGAATGGATTGTCAATACCAGACTTAACTGGATTGGTCTTGCCTTTAAGTTTGATGATGACAACGCAGTTGGGATTAGCGTTAACCAACTTGATTATGGTGAAGAGGAAATAACTACACCTGACCAACCAAATGGAACCGGCCAGAAATGGTCTGCTAATGACCTCGCAGTAAGTTTATCCTATTCAAGAAATTTAACGGACAGATTTTCAATCGGTGGAACTGTAAAATACATTACCCAAAAAATCTGGAACGAAAGTGCTTCAGCATTCGCTCTCGATATTGGATTACTTTTCTACACCGAACTTGATGGATTAAGATTGGGTGCAAATATTTCAAATTTCGGAACAGAGATGAAACTGGATGGAAAAGATTTAAAGCGACCAATAGATATTGATCCTTCAAATGCAGGTAACAATCCGAATATTGCTGGTTCTCTTGATACTGATAGCTGGCCTCTTCCGTTAGTCTTTACAGTAGGTCTTGCTTATGACTTGAATTTCCTGGAACAATGGAATGTTACTCTAACATCTGATGCGGTTATTCCAAATAACCAATCAACACATGCAAATGTTGGAGTTGAAGTTGGTTGGAACAATATGTTATTTTTGCGTGGCGGTTTCAATGGTCTGTTTAAAGAAAAGAATGACAAACTCTTTTCATCACAGAGTTCCGATGGTCTTACCGCAGGAGTAGGTGTTCAATATGATTTTGGAGATTTCTTTGCAAAGTTTGATTACAGTTATTCTAATCTCGGAATCTTTAATGAAATATCACGATTCTCTTTAAGTGTTGGTCTTTAA